The Methanopyrus kandleri AV19 DNA segment CCTGGGCCACGGTGTTTCCCGGACTACGAACACCAACGGACGACCTTCCTTCAGAGCGACTACCGCGGCGCGCTTGATCAGATCTCCGGCTACTCCGACGGCCACACTCGAAAGGGTGTGCAACGTGCATGGGCACACGATGTACGCGTCGATCCGATACGTGCCGCTAGCCGGCGGTGCTGTGAGGTCCTTAGGGTCGTACCTCCGCACGTTCTCGGGGAGGTCAACCCCCTCCTGCTCCATGACGTATTCCGCGGATCTAGTGACTGAAATCTCTACGTCCACCCCCTCTTCATGCAGCACTTCGATGAGCCTTCTGGCATAAATCTGCCCACTGGCTCCCGTAACCCCTATGAAGACTCGCAAACCCCTACCCCCGAGAACCGAGATGACGAGTGATGGGCGGACCGAGTACACGACGCGATGACGAATCCTTTAAGTGCCGATCAACCCATGCGTTGCCTTGTACCTGGCGTACACTGCGGCGAAGTTAAACGCCGCGTGGATCGAGATCGCCGTCGAGTACCCTACGGCGAACCCGAGCCATCGTCGCCTCAATGACCCGTACAACAGTCCGAAGGAAGACGTCGCGATCACGTGAATGGGTAGTGACGTAAACGTTCGGACGAACCCCACGATTATCGGGCCTAGAAGCCCGAATTTCAACCCTACCAGCGCGTAGAACACGTTCTCCATGGATCCGAACCCTAAGGCGGTAGTAGCCGCGACCGTAACGGTTCCCACCGGGCGCCTACCACACTCTCGTACGACCTTCGCGGCCGTCCCTACGGTCGGTCCGATTACGGGAAACCTCGATGCCAATCGGAGAGCGCCGGCCAACACCCGCGGAACTACGAGGAACCCGAGTCCTTTGGATAGTTCTTCAACTATCGGGGCTACGACCACGGCCGCTATAACCAGCCGATAAGGGCCGCTTAGGCCCGACGTCAGGACTGTTTCTACCAGGAACGCT contains these protein-coding regions:
- a CDS encoding UbiX family flavin prenyltransferase, which codes for MRVFIGVTGASGQIYARRLIEVLHEEGVDVEISVTRSAEYVMEQEGVDLPENVRRYDPKDLTAPPASGTYRIDAYIVCPCTLHTLSSVAVGVAGDLIKRAAVVALKEGRPLVFVVRETPWPRSALQAALKLREEGAVILPACPAFYHGPTTIEDLVDYVVQKVLDTIGVEVDLVRYQPRGMNFR
- a CDS encoding PrsW family glutamic-type intramembrane protease, with the protein product MILTPVIAVTGVLLGLLYAPISVVIAFLVETVLTSGLSGPYRLVIAAVVVAPIVEELSKGLGFLVVPRVLAGALRLASRFPVIGPTVGTAAKVVRECGRRPVGTVTVAATTALGFGSMENVFYALVGLKFGLLGPIIVGFVRTFTSLPIHVIATSSFGLLYGSLRRRWLGFAVGYSTAISIHAAFNFAAVYARYKATHGLIGT